One window of Manihot esculenta cultivar AM560-2 chromosome 17, M.esculenta_v8, whole genome shotgun sequence genomic DNA carries:
- the LOC110604598 gene encoding uncharacterized protein LOC110604598 isoform X3 — MSGKGGGGAASYNSNNNGKGNSGISGIPAGSRKIVQSLTEIVNCSESEIYAMLKECNMDPNEAVNRLLSQDPFHEVKSKREKKKENKETTDVRSRGANNTMHRGGRGGADRYGRGGSTQFSSNETGVPHAKPSYKKENGTHAYAGSSSSASGMAGNTVYRRPQALHSDSLASENRTPNVDVGDGLSQSLQPPSGFQSSWLGGPGQVSMADIVKMGRPHNKASAMPPHHGVNLHHPAAPSLAASNHDLHLSENHTAKISEINAEQEVTASQCVHSNDEWPSTEQPTASSISSVLEVPADTELYADPADLPLDRISQHMKSQLDDVLPAEDGHAETLNGNHGGPASVSSRNMQEDNSVGSSIFDNNLYGNVSSYQPPGHAYEHEAEDVASSVAANLQQLNLHSDDQVAPPEEDNASVIIPNHLQVHGQDFSHLSFGSFGSGISSAFSGPFASRPSNNNQEETTEVVDTSSAAHPDTRNPEYYGDEHLRNTADENLIHRTGASPVHYDSPSVPQPEVLNETPEAAQVNQYAFPSSAPGYTYDNAQQLNAAFNNPQTSSQIQNVAPFSSVMAYTNSLPSTLLASTIQPGREPDLPYSPFPVTQSMPTKYSNTASPINGPSISVPEQALRSASISTPQPTQQTLPGASVATGPTLPQHLAVHPYSQHTVPLGPFANMIGYPFLPQSYTYMPSAFQQTFAGNSTYHQSLAAVLPQYKNSVSVSSLPQSAAVASAYGFGSSTSIPAGNFPLNPPTAPGGTTIGYDDVLSSQYKDGSHLISSQQNETSGMWVHGPGSRTMSAVPASTYYSFQGQNQQPGGFRQGQQLSQHFGTLGYPNYYHSQTGISLEHQQQNSRDSSLSGSQGQPSKQTQQLWQNSY; from the exons ATGAGCGGCAAAGGTGGAGGAGGAGCAGCCAGCTACAACAGTAACAATAATGGGAAGGGTAATAGTGGAATTTCGGGGATTCCGGCGGGGTCGAGGAAGATTGTGCAGAGCTTGACGGAGATTGTGAACTGTTCAGAGTCCGAGATCTACGCTATGCTTAAAGAGTGTAATATGGACCCTAACGAGGCCGTCAATCGCCTCCTCTCTCaag ATCCTTTCCATGAGGTTAAGAGCAAacgagaaaagaagaaagag AATAAGGAGACAACTGATGTCAGGTCCCGTGGTGCTAATAACACAATGCATCGTGGAGGCAGAGGTGGTGCAGACCGTTATGGGCGTGGTGGTTCAACCCAGTTCAGCTCTAATG AGACTGGTGTACCACATGCTAAACCTTCATACAAGAAGGAAAATGGAACACATGCTTATgctggttcttcatcttctgcATCTGGTATGGCAGGAAATACTGTTTATCGGAGACCACAAGCATTGCACAG TGACTCTTTGGCCTCAGAAAATAGAACACcaaatgttgatgtgggtgatgGACTTTCTCAATCATTGCAACCTCCTTCTGGATTTCAATCTTCCTGGTTGGGGGGTCCAGGTCAAGTATCAATGGCTGACATTGTGAAGATGGGGCGGCCGCATAACAAGGCATCTGCTATGCCACCTCACCACGGTGTTAATCTTCACCATCCTGCAGCACCTTCTTTAGCAGCTTCAAATCATGATTTGCATTTGTCAGAAAATCATACTGCCAAGATCTCAGAAATAAATGCAGAGCAAGAAGTTACTGCAAGCCAATGTGTTCATTCCAACGATGAATGGCCATCTACTGAGCAGCCAACAGCTTCTAGTATATCCTCTGTTTTAGAGGTGCCTGCAGATACTGAACTCTATGCTGATCCAGCAGACTTGCCCTTAGATAGAATTAGTCAACATATGAAGTCTCAGTTGGATGATGTTCTGCCAGCAGAAGATGGCCATGCTGAAACTCTTAATGGAAACCATGGTGGACCTGCTTCTGTATCCAGTAGAAATATGCAGGAAGATAATTCTGTAGGTTCATCCATTTTTGATAATAATTTGTATGGGAATGTGAGTTCCTACCAACCCCCTGGACATGCTTATGAGCACGAAG CTGAAGACGTTGCTTCATCTGTGGCCGCAAACTTACAGCAACTAAATTTGCATAGTGATGATCAGGTGGCACCGCCTGAGGAGGATAATGCTTCTGTAATAATTCCAAATCATCTGCAAGTTCATGGTCAAGACTTTTCACACTTAAGCTTTGGTAGTTTTGGTTCTGGAATTAGTTCTGCCTTTTCTGGGCCATTTGCATCGAGGCCTTCAAACAATAACCAGGAAGAGACAACTGAAGTGGTGGACACCTCATCAGCTGCGCACCCTGAtactag AAATCCCGAGTATTATGGGGATGAGCATCTCAGAAATACTGCAGATGAGAATTTAATACATAGAACAGGGGCAAGTCCTGTCCATTATGATTCTCCTTCAGTTCCACAACCTGAGGTGTTGAACGAAACCCCTGAAGCAGCTCAGGTGAATCAATATGCATTTCCTTCATCTGCACCTGGATATACATATGACAATGCCCAACAGTTGAATGCTGCATTTAATAACCCGCAGACGAGCTCTCAGATCCAGAATGTTGCTCCTTTCTCAAGTGTAATG GCTTATACAAATTCACTGCCAAGCACTTTGTTGGCTTCAACTATTCAACCTGGGAGGGAGCCTGACCTTCCATATTCACCTTTCCCTGTGACGCAGTCAATGCCCACCAAATACAGCAATACGGCTTCTCCCATTAATGGTCCTAGCATTTCTGTGCCAGAG CAGGCTCTGAGATCAGCAAGTATTTCCACACCTCAGCCGACTCAGCAGACACTTCCTGGTGCTAGTGTTGCTACAGGACCTACTCTTCCTCAACATCTTGCTGTGCATCCTTATTCACAACATACTGTTCCTTTGGGACCTTTTGCCAACATGATTGGCTATCCATTTTTGCCACAGAGCTACACATACATGCCATCTGCATTCCAGCAGACCTTTGCTGGTAATAGCACATATCATCAGTCTCTGGCAGCAGTGCTTCCTCAGTACAAAAATAGCGTTTCTGTAAGCAGCTTGCCTCAATCTGCTGCTGTTGCTTCCGCATATGGGTTTGGGAGTTCAACAAGCATTCCTGCTGGAAACTTTCCACTGAATCCCCCCACTGCTCCTGGAGGCACAACCATAGGCTATGATGATGTTTTAAGTTCTCAGTACAAGGATGGCAGCCATTTGATCTCTTCTCAACAG AATGAGACTTCAGGCATGTGGGTTCATGGACCTGGTTCACGAACGATGTCTGCTGTTCCTGCTAGCACATATTATAGCTTCCAGGGACAGAATCAGCAGCCTGGTGGATTTCGGCAAGGTCAACAGCTGTCACAGCATTTTGGGACTCTTGGTTATCCAAATTATTATCATTCCCAAACAGGGATCTCACTGGAACACCAGCAGCAAAACTCTAGGGACTCTTCCCTTTCTGGTTCTCAGGGCCAACCATCAAAGCAGACTCAACAGTTATGGCAAAACAGCTACTAA
- the LOC110604598 gene encoding uncharacterized protein LOC110604598 isoform X1 yields MSGKGGGGAASYNSNNNGKGNSGISGIPAGSRKIVQSLTEIVNCSESEIYAMLKECNMDPNEAVNRLLSQDPFHEVKSKREKKKENKETTDVRSRGANNTMHRGGRGGADRYGRGGSTQFSSNETGVPHAKPSYKKENGTHAYAGSSSSASGMAGNTVYRRPQALHSDSLASENRTPNVDVGDGLSQSLQPPSGFQSSWLGGPGQVSMADIVKMGRPHNKASAMPPHHGVNLHHPAAPSLAASNHDLHLSENHTAKISEINAEQEVTASQCVHSNDEWPSTEQPTASSISSVLEVPADTELYADPADLPLDRISQHMKSQLDDVLPAEDGHAETLNGNHGGPASVSSRNMQEDNSVGSSIFDNNLYGNVSSYQPPGHAYEHEAEDVASSVAANLQQLNLHSDDQVAPPEEDNASVIIPNHLQVHGQDFSHLSFGSFGSGISSAFSGPFASRPSNNNQEETTEVVDTSSAAHPDTRNPEYYGDEHLRNTADENLIHRTGASPVHYDSPSVPQPEVLNETPEAAQVNQYAFPSSAPGYTYDNAQQLNAAFNNPQTSSQIQNVAPFSSVMQAYTNSLPSTLLASTIQPGREPDLPYSPFPVTQSMPTKYSNTASPINGPSISVPEQALRSASISTPQPTQQTLPGASVATGPTLPQHLAVHPYSQHTVPLGPFANMIGYPFLPQSYTYMPSAFQQTFAGNSTYHQSLAAVLPQYKNSVSVSSLPQSAAVASAYGFGSSTSIPAGNFPLNPPTAPGGTTIGYDDVLSSQYKDGSHLISSQQNETSGMWVHGPGSRTMSAVPASTYYSFQGQNQQPGGFRQGQQLSQHFGTLGYPNYYHSQTGISLEHQQQNSRDSSLSGSQGQPSKQTQQLWQNSY; encoded by the exons ATGAGCGGCAAAGGTGGAGGAGGAGCAGCCAGCTACAACAGTAACAATAATGGGAAGGGTAATAGTGGAATTTCGGGGATTCCGGCGGGGTCGAGGAAGATTGTGCAGAGCTTGACGGAGATTGTGAACTGTTCAGAGTCCGAGATCTACGCTATGCTTAAAGAGTGTAATATGGACCCTAACGAGGCCGTCAATCGCCTCCTCTCTCaag ATCCTTTCCATGAGGTTAAGAGCAAacgagaaaagaagaaagag AATAAGGAGACAACTGATGTCAGGTCCCGTGGTGCTAATAACACAATGCATCGTGGAGGCAGAGGTGGTGCAGACCGTTATGGGCGTGGTGGTTCAACCCAGTTCAGCTCTAATG AGACTGGTGTACCACATGCTAAACCTTCATACAAGAAGGAAAATGGAACACATGCTTATgctggttcttcatcttctgcATCTGGTATGGCAGGAAATACTGTTTATCGGAGACCACAAGCATTGCACAG TGACTCTTTGGCCTCAGAAAATAGAACACcaaatgttgatgtgggtgatgGACTTTCTCAATCATTGCAACCTCCTTCTGGATTTCAATCTTCCTGGTTGGGGGGTCCAGGTCAAGTATCAATGGCTGACATTGTGAAGATGGGGCGGCCGCATAACAAGGCATCTGCTATGCCACCTCACCACGGTGTTAATCTTCACCATCCTGCAGCACCTTCTTTAGCAGCTTCAAATCATGATTTGCATTTGTCAGAAAATCATACTGCCAAGATCTCAGAAATAAATGCAGAGCAAGAAGTTACTGCAAGCCAATGTGTTCATTCCAACGATGAATGGCCATCTACTGAGCAGCCAACAGCTTCTAGTATATCCTCTGTTTTAGAGGTGCCTGCAGATACTGAACTCTATGCTGATCCAGCAGACTTGCCCTTAGATAGAATTAGTCAACATATGAAGTCTCAGTTGGATGATGTTCTGCCAGCAGAAGATGGCCATGCTGAAACTCTTAATGGAAACCATGGTGGACCTGCTTCTGTATCCAGTAGAAATATGCAGGAAGATAATTCTGTAGGTTCATCCATTTTTGATAATAATTTGTATGGGAATGTGAGTTCCTACCAACCCCCTGGACATGCTTATGAGCACGAAG CTGAAGACGTTGCTTCATCTGTGGCCGCAAACTTACAGCAACTAAATTTGCATAGTGATGATCAGGTGGCACCGCCTGAGGAGGATAATGCTTCTGTAATAATTCCAAATCATCTGCAAGTTCATGGTCAAGACTTTTCACACTTAAGCTTTGGTAGTTTTGGTTCTGGAATTAGTTCTGCCTTTTCTGGGCCATTTGCATCGAGGCCTTCAAACAATAACCAGGAAGAGACAACTGAAGTGGTGGACACCTCATCAGCTGCGCACCCTGAtactag AAATCCCGAGTATTATGGGGATGAGCATCTCAGAAATACTGCAGATGAGAATTTAATACATAGAACAGGGGCAAGTCCTGTCCATTATGATTCTCCTTCAGTTCCACAACCTGAGGTGTTGAACGAAACCCCTGAAGCAGCTCAGGTGAATCAATATGCATTTCCTTCATCTGCACCTGGATATACATATGACAATGCCCAACAGTTGAATGCTGCATTTAATAACCCGCAGACGAGCTCTCAGATCCAGAATGTTGCTCCTTTCTCAAGTGTAATG CAGGCTTATACAAATTCACTGCCAAGCACTTTGTTGGCTTCAACTATTCAACCTGGGAGGGAGCCTGACCTTCCATATTCACCTTTCCCTGTGACGCAGTCAATGCCCACCAAATACAGCAATACGGCTTCTCCCATTAATGGTCCTAGCATTTCTGTGCCAGAG CAGGCTCTGAGATCAGCAAGTATTTCCACACCTCAGCCGACTCAGCAGACACTTCCTGGTGCTAGTGTTGCTACAGGACCTACTCTTCCTCAACATCTTGCTGTGCATCCTTATTCACAACATACTGTTCCTTTGGGACCTTTTGCCAACATGATTGGCTATCCATTTTTGCCACAGAGCTACACATACATGCCATCTGCATTCCAGCAGACCTTTGCTGGTAATAGCACATATCATCAGTCTCTGGCAGCAGTGCTTCCTCAGTACAAAAATAGCGTTTCTGTAAGCAGCTTGCCTCAATCTGCTGCTGTTGCTTCCGCATATGGGTTTGGGAGTTCAACAAGCATTCCTGCTGGAAACTTTCCACTGAATCCCCCCACTGCTCCTGGAGGCACAACCATAGGCTATGATGATGTTTTAAGTTCTCAGTACAAGGATGGCAGCCATTTGATCTCTTCTCAACAG AATGAGACTTCAGGCATGTGGGTTCATGGACCTGGTTCACGAACGATGTCTGCTGTTCCTGCTAGCACATATTATAGCTTCCAGGGACAGAATCAGCAGCCTGGTGGATTTCGGCAAGGTCAACAGCTGTCACAGCATTTTGGGACTCTTGGTTATCCAAATTATTATCATTCCCAAACAGGGATCTCACTGGAACACCAGCAGCAAAACTCTAGGGACTCTTCCCTTTCTGGTTCTCAGGGCCAACCATCAAAGCAGACTCAACAGTTATGGCAAAACAGCTACTAA
- the LOC110604598 gene encoding uncharacterized protein LOC110604598 isoform X2 yields the protein MSGKGGGGAASYNSNNNGKGNSGISGIPAGSRKIVQSLTEIVNCSESEIYAMLKECNMDPNEAVNRLLSQDPFHEVKSKREKKKENKETTDVRSRGANNTMHRGGRGGADRYGRGGSTQFSSNETGVPHAKPSYKKENGTHAYAGSSSSASGMAGNTVYRRPQALHSDSLASENRTPNVDVGDGLSQSLQPPSGFQSSWLGGPGQVSMADIVKMGRPHNKASAMPPHHGVNLHHPAAPSLAASNHDLHLSENHTAKISEINAEQEVTASQCVHSNDEWPSTEQPTASSISSVLEVPADTELYADPADLPLDRISQHMKSQLDDVLPAEDGHAETLNGNHGGPASVSSRNMQEDNSVGSSIFDNNLYGNVSSYQPPGHAYEHEAEDVASSVAANLQQLNLHSDDQVAPPEEDNASVIIPNHLQVHGQDFSHLSFGSFGSGISSAFSGPFASRPSNNNQEETTEVVDTSSAAHPDTRNPEYYGDEHLRNTADENLIHRTGASPVHYDSPSVPQPEVLNETPEAAQVNQYAFPSSAPGYTYDNAQQLNAAFNNPQTSSQIQNVAPFSSVMQAYTNSLPSTLLASTIQPGREPDLPYSPFPVTQSMPTKYSNTASPINGPSISVPEALRSASISTPQPTQQTLPGASVATGPTLPQHLAVHPYSQHTVPLGPFANMIGYPFLPQSYTYMPSAFQQTFAGNSTYHQSLAAVLPQYKNSVSVSSLPQSAAVASAYGFGSSTSIPAGNFPLNPPTAPGGTTIGYDDVLSSQYKDGSHLISSQQNETSGMWVHGPGSRTMSAVPASTYYSFQGQNQQPGGFRQGQQLSQHFGTLGYPNYYHSQTGISLEHQQQNSRDSSLSGSQGQPSKQTQQLWQNSY from the exons ATGAGCGGCAAAGGTGGAGGAGGAGCAGCCAGCTACAACAGTAACAATAATGGGAAGGGTAATAGTGGAATTTCGGGGATTCCGGCGGGGTCGAGGAAGATTGTGCAGAGCTTGACGGAGATTGTGAACTGTTCAGAGTCCGAGATCTACGCTATGCTTAAAGAGTGTAATATGGACCCTAACGAGGCCGTCAATCGCCTCCTCTCTCaag ATCCTTTCCATGAGGTTAAGAGCAAacgagaaaagaagaaagag AATAAGGAGACAACTGATGTCAGGTCCCGTGGTGCTAATAACACAATGCATCGTGGAGGCAGAGGTGGTGCAGACCGTTATGGGCGTGGTGGTTCAACCCAGTTCAGCTCTAATG AGACTGGTGTACCACATGCTAAACCTTCATACAAGAAGGAAAATGGAACACATGCTTATgctggttcttcatcttctgcATCTGGTATGGCAGGAAATACTGTTTATCGGAGACCACAAGCATTGCACAG TGACTCTTTGGCCTCAGAAAATAGAACACcaaatgttgatgtgggtgatgGACTTTCTCAATCATTGCAACCTCCTTCTGGATTTCAATCTTCCTGGTTGGGGGGTCCAGGTCAAGTATCAATGGCTGACATTGTGAAGATGGGGCGGCCGCATAACAAGGCATCTGCTATGCCACCTCACCACGGTGTTAATCTTCACCATCCTGCAGCACCTTCTTTAGCAGCTTCAAATCATGATTTGCATTTGTCAGAAAATCATACTGCCAAGATCTCAGAAATAAATGCAGAGCAAGAAGTTACTGCAAGCCAATGTGTTCATTCCAACGATGAATGGCCATCTACTGAGCAGCCAACAGCTTCTAGTATATCCTCTGTTTTAGAGGTGCCTGCAGATACTGAACTCTATGCTGATCCAGCAGACTTGCCCTTAGATAGAATTAGTCAACATATGAAGTCTCAGTTGGATGATGTTCTGCCAGCAGAAGATGGCCATGCTGAAACTCTTAATGGAAACCATGGTGGACCTGCTTCTGTATCCAGTAGAAATATGCAGGAAGATAATTCTGTAGGTTCATCCATTTTTGATAATAATTTGTATGGGAATGTGAGTTCCTACCAACCCCCTGGACATGCTTATGAGCACGAAG CTGAAGACGTTGCTTCATCTGTGGCCGCAAACTTACAGCAACTAAATTTGCATAGTGATGATCAGGTGGCACCGCCTGAGGAGGATAATGCTTCTGTAATAATTCCAAATCATCTGCAAGTTCATGGTCAAGACTTTTCACACTTAAGCTTTGGTAGTTTTGGTTCTGGAATTAGTTCTGCCTTTTCTGGGCCATTTGCATCGAGGCCTTCAAACAATAACCAGGAAGAGACAACTGAAGTGGTGGACACCTCATCAGCTGCGCACCCTGAtactag AAATCCCGAGTATTATGGGGATGAGCATCTCAGAAATACTGCAGATGAGAATTTAATACATAGAACAGGGGCAAGTCCTGTCCATTATGATTCTCCTTCAGTTCCACAACCTGAGGTGTTGAACGAAACCCCTGAAGCAGCTCAGGTGAATCAATATGCATTTCCTTCATCTGCACCTGGATATACATATGACAATGCCCAACAGTTGAATGCTGCATTTAATAACCCGCAGACGAGCTCTCAGATCCAGAATGTTGCTCCTTTCTCAAGTGTAATG CAGGCTTATACAAATTCACTGCCAAGCACTTTGTTGGCTTCAACTATTCAACCTGGGAGGGAGCCTGACCTTCCATATTCACCTTTCCCTGTGACGCAGTCAATGCCCACCAAATACAGCAATACGGCTTCTCCCATTAATGGTCCTAGCATTTCTGTGCCAGAG GCTCTGAGATCAGCAAGTATTTCCACACCTCAGCCGACTCAGCAGACACTTCCTGGTGCTAGTGTTGCTACAGGACCTACTCTTCCTCAACATCTTGCTGTGCATCCTTATTCACAACATACTGTTCCTTTGGGACCTTTTGCCAACATGATTGGCTATCCATTTTTGCCACAGAGCTACACATACATGCCATCTGCATTCCAGCAGACCTTTGCTGGTAATAGCACATATCATCAGTCTCTGGCAGCAGTGCTTCCTCAGTACAAAAATAGCGTTTCTGTAAGCAGCTTGCCTCAATCTGCTGCTGTTGCTTCCGCATATGGGTTTGGGAGTTCAACAAGCATTCCTGCTGGAAACTTTCCACTGAATCCCCCCACTGCTCCTGGAGGCACAACCATAGGCTATGATGATGTTTTAAGTTCTCAGTACAAGGATGGCAGCCATTTGATCTCTTCTCAACAG AATGAGACTTCAGGCATGTGGGTTCATGGACCTGGTTCACGAACGATGTCTGCTGTTCCTGCTAGCACATATTATAGCTTCCAGGGACAGAATCAGCAGCCTGGTGGATTTCGGCAAGGTCAACAGCTGTCACAGCATTTTGGGACTCTTGGTTATCCAAATTATTATCATTCCCAAACAGGGATCTCACTGGAACACCAGCAGCAAAACTCTAGGGACTCTTCCCTTTCTGGTTCTCAGGGCCAACCATCAAAGCAGACTCAACAGTTATGGCAAAACAGCTACTAA
- the LOC110604598 gene encoding uncharacterized protein LOC110604598 isoform X4 produces MSGKGGGGAASYNSNNNGKGNSGISGIPAGSRKIVQSLTEIVNCSESEIYAMLKECNMDPNEAVNRLLSQDPFHEVKSKREKKKENKETTDVRSRGANNTMHRGGRGGADRYGRGGSTQFSSNETGVPHAKPSYKKENGTHAYAGSSSSASGMAGNTVYRRPQALHSDSLASENRTPNVDVGDGLSQSLQPPSGFQSSWLGGPGQVSMADIVKMGRPHNKASAMPPHHGVNLHHPAAPSLAASNHDLHLSENHTAKISEINAEQEVTASQCVHSNDEWPSTEQPTASSISSVLEVPADTELYADPADLPLDRISQHMKSQLDDVLPAEDGHAETLNGNHGGPASVSSRNMQEDNSVGSSIFDNNLYGNVSSYQPPGHAYEHEAEDVASSVAANLQQLNLHSDDQVAPPEEDNASVIIPNHLQVHGQDFSHLSFGSFGSGISSAFSGPFASRPSNNNQEETTEVVDTSSAAHPDTRNPEYYGDEHLRNTADENLIHRTGASPVHYDSPSVPQPEVLNETPEAAQVNQYAFPSSAPGYTYDNAQQLNAAFNNPQTSSQIQNVAPFSSVMAYTNSLPSTLLASTIQPGREPDLPYSPFPVTQSMPTKYSNTASPINGPSISVPEALRSASISTPQPTQQTLPGASVATGPTLPQHLAVHPYSQHTVPLGPFANMIGYPFLPQSYTYMPSAFQQTFAGNSTYHQSLAAVLPQYKNSVSVSSLPQSAAVASAYGFGSSTSIPAGNFPLNPPTAPGGTTIGYDDVLSSQYKDGSHLISSQQNETSGMWVHGPGSRTMSAVPASTYYSFQGQNQQPGGFRQGQQLSQHFGTLGYPNYYHSQTGISLEHQQQNSRDSSLSGSQGQPSKQTQQLWQNSY; encoded by the exons ATGAGCGGCAAAGGTGGAGGAGGAGCAGCCAGCTACAACAGTAACAATAATGGGAAGGGTAATAGTGGAATTTCGGGGATTCCGGCGGGGTCGAGGAAGATTGTGCAGAGCTTGACGGAGATTGTGAACTGTTCAGAGTCCGAGATCTACGCTATGCTTAAAGAGTGTAATATGGACCCTAACGAGGCCGTCAATCGCCTCCTCTCTCaag ATCCTTTCCATGAGGTTAAGAGCAAacgagaaaagaagaaagag AATAAGGAGACAACTGATGTCAGGTCCCGTGGTGCTAATAACACAATGCATCGTGGAGGCAGAGGTGGTGCAGACCGTTATGGGCGTGGTGGTTCAACCCAGTTCAGCTCTAATG AGACTGGTGTACCACATGCTAAACCTTCATACAAGAAGGAAAATGGAACACATGCTTATgctggttcttcatcttctgcATCTGGTATGGCAGGAAATACTGTTTATCGGAGACCACAAGCATTGCACAG TGACTCTTTGGCCTCAGAAAATAGAACACcaaatgttgatgtgggtgatgGACTTTCTCAATCATTGCAACCTCCTTCTGGATTTCAATCTTCCTGGTTGGGGGGTCCAGGTCAAGTATCAATGGCTGACATTGTGAAGATGGGGCGGCCGCATAACAAGGCATCTGCTATGCCACCTCACCACGGTGTTAATCTTCACCATCCTGCAGCACCTTCTTTAGCAGCTTCAAATCATGATTTGCATTTGTCAGAAAATCATACTGCCAAGATCTCAGAAATAAATGCAGAGCAAGAAGTTACTGCAAGCCAATGTGTTCATTCCAACGATGAATGGCCATCTACTGAGCAGCCAACAGCTTCTAGTATATCCTCTGTTTTAGAGGTGCCTGCAGATACTGAACTCTATGCTGATCCAGCAGACTTGCCCTTAGATAGAATTAGTCAACATATGAAGTCTCAGTTGGATGATGTTCTGCCAGCAGAAGATGGCCATGCTGAAACTCTTAATGGAAACCATGGTGGACCTGCTTCTGTATCCAGTAGAAATATGCAGGAAGATAATTCTGTAGGTTCATCCATTTTTGATAATAATTTGTATGGGAATGTGAGTTCCTACCAACCCCCTGGACATGCTTATGAGCACGAAG CTGAAGACGTTGCTTCATCTGTGGCCGCAAACTTACAGCAACTAAATTTGCATAGTGATGATCAGGTGGCACCGCCTGAGGAGGATAATGCTTCTGTAATAATTCCAAATCATCTGCAAGTTCATGGTCAAGACTTTTCACACTTAAGCTTTGGTAGTTTTGGTTCTGGAATTAGTTCTGCCTTTTCTGGGCCATTTGCATCGAGGCCTTCAAACAATAACCAGGAAGAGACAACTGAAGTGGTGGACACCTCATCAGCTGCGCACCCTGAtactag AAATCCCGAGTATTATGGGGATGAGCATCTCAGAAATACTGCAGATGAGAATTTAATACATAGAACAGGGGCAAGTCCTGTCCATTATGATTCTCCTTCAGTTCCACAACCTGAGGTGTTGAACGAAACCCCTGAAGCAGCTCAGGTGAATCAATATGCATTTCCTTCATCTGCACCTGGATATACATATGACAATGCCCAACAGTTGAATGCTGCATTTAATAACCCGCAGACGAGCTCTCAGATCCAGAATGTTGCTCCTTTCTCAAGTGTAATG GCTTATACAAATTCACTGCCAAGCACTTTGTTGGCTTCAACTATTCAACCTGGGAGGGAGCCTGACCTTCCATATTCACCTTTCCCTGTGACGCAGTCAATGCCCACCAAATACAGCAATACGGCTTCTCCCATTAATGGTCCTAGCATTTCTGTGCCAGAG GCTCTGAGATCAGCAAGTATTTCCACACCTCAGCCGACTCAGCAGACACTTCCTGGTGCTAGTGTTGCTACAGGACCTACTCTTCCTCAACATCTTGCTGTGCATCCTTATTCACAACATACTGTTCCTTTGGGACCTTTTGCCAACATGATTGGCTATCCATTTTTGCCACAGAGCTACACATACATGCCATCTGCATTCCAGCAGACCTTTGCTGGTAATAGCACATATCATCAGTCTCTGGCAGCAGTGCTTCCTCAGTACAAAAATAGCGTTTCTGTAAGCAGCTTGCCTCAATCTGCTGCTGTTGCTTCCGCATATGGGTTTGGGAGTTCAACAAGCATTCCTGCTGGAAACTTTCCACTGAATCCCCCCACTGCTCCTGGAGGCACAACCATAGGCTATGATGATGTTTTAAGTTCTCAGTACAAGGATGGCAGCCATTTGATCTCTTCTCAACAG AATGAGACTTCAGGCATGTGGGTTCATGGACCTGGTTCACGAACGATGTCTGCTGTTCCTGCTAGCACATATTATAGCTTCCAGGGACAGAATCAGCAGCCTGGTGGATTTCGGCAAGGTCAACAGCTGTCACAGCATTTTGGGACTCTTGGTTATCCAAATTATTATCATTCCCAAACAGGGATCTCACTGGAACACCAGCAGCAAAACTCTAGGGACTCTTCCCTTTCTGGTTCTCAGGGCCAACCATCAAAGCAGACTCAACAGTTATGGCAAAACAGCTACTAA